From the Buteo buteo chromosome 1, bButBut1.hap1.1, whole genome shotgun sequence genome, one window contains:
- the CCNG2 gene encoding cyclin-G2 yields the protein MSSEALWLFKQLNLHLEQEGRFQPREKGLSLIEGAAENENTLCPRQRNAKVEDLWSLTNFFGFATETFVLAVNILDRFLALMKVKPKHLSCIGVCCFQLAARVVEEECNIPSAHEIIRISQCKCTVSDLKRMEKIISEKLHFEFKATTALTFLHLYHTIVLCHTSERKEVLNLDKLEAQLKACNCRLVFSKAKPSVLALCLLTLEVQTLKSVELFEILLRVQKHSKISDSDLLYWRELVSKCLADYSSPECCKPDHKKLVWIVSRRTAQNLQNSYYSVPELPTIPEGGCFNESESEDSSEDMSSGEESLSSSPPSDLEATFFFELKPKTKWPALSCRS from the exons ATGAGCAGCGAGGCGTTGTGGCTTTTCAAGCAGCTGAACCTCCACCTGGAGCAGGAGGGGCGGTTTCAGCCCCGCGAGAAGGGGCTCAGCCTCATCGAGGGGGCCGCCGAG AATGAAAATACTCTGTGTCCAAGACAGAGGAATGCCAAGGTGGAAGATCTTTGGAGTCTGACcaacttttttggttttgcaactGAAACGTTTGTTTTGGCTGTTAACATTCTGGACAGATTCTTGGCTCTTATGAAg GTGAAACCGAAGCATTTGTCTTGCATTGGAGTTTGTTGTTTCCAGCTGGCTGCCCGAGTAGTCGAAGAAGAATGCAATATTCCATCTGCTCATGAGATCATCCGGATCAGCCAATGTAAATGCACTGTGTCTGACCTGAAACGGATGGAAAAGataatttcagaaaagttgCACTTTGAATTTAAAGCTACTACTGCCTTAACCTTCTTGCACTTGTACCATACTATTGTACTCTGTCATACCTCAGAAAG GAAAGAAGTATTGAATCTTGACAAATTGGAAGCACAGCTAAAAGCTTGCAACTGCCGTCTCGtcttttctaaagcaaaa CCCTCTGTCTTGGCCTTGTGCCTTCTCACTCTAGAAGTTCAGACTTTGAAATCTGTTGAGCTGTTTGAGATCCTTCTGCGTGTTCAAAAGCATTCTaag ataaGTGATAGTGACCTACTTTACTGGAGGGAGCTGGTCTCGAAATGCCTAGCAGATTATTCTTCTCCTGAATGTTGCAAGCCCGATCATAAAAAGCTAGTTTGGATTGTTTCAAGACGTACAGCCCAGAACCTACAAAACAGTTACTACAGTGTTCCCGAGTTGCCAACGATACCAGAGGGTGGATGTTTCAATGAAAGCGAGAG TGAAGACTCCTCTGAAGATATGAGCAGTGGAGAAGAAAGCCTTAGCAGTTCTCCTCCGAGTGATCTGGAAGCCACCTTCTTCTTTGAACTCAAACCTAAAACAAAGTGGCCAGCTCTTAGCTGTCGGTCGTAG